Proteins encoded by one window of Phytohabitans houttuyneae:
- a CDS encoding coiled-coil domain-containing protein — MTASVRRWCTLALAAVAAATLFLAAPTGAMAKPGDPAVPDESGPALLGDVLTVTGKRHAQAKAALNKSRAKQLQLNLELRKAKDRLNELAPQIGEMAATSYRTGKLTAVSALLETASRDQFVSRAAMLTELNMVNDRKLAELNAARKQAEDAKKALDAEVAEEQRQLAVIARQKTEAEKALALVGGTKLTGGFVSATSPVAKAAPRASDGSWPDESCSVNDPTTSGCITPRTFNAYTEVRKAGFRRFVGCHRSGGPFEHPKGRACDWSLQNSGFSNASNDDMRLYGNNLTAFLVRNADRLGILYVIWYRQIWFPATGWKSYNGPQDHKDHVHMSII, encoded by the coding sequence ATGACGGCATCTGTCCGACGGTGGTGCACGCTCGCCCTCGCGGCGGTCGCTGCCGCGACCCTGTTCCTTGCCGCGCCGACGGGTGCGATGGCCAAGCCGGGCGACCCGGCCGTGCCGGACGAGAGCGGCCCCGCGCTGCTCGGCGACGTGCTCACCGTGACCGGCAAGAGGCACGCCCAGGCCAAGGCCGCGCTCAACAAGTCGCGCGCCAAGCAGCTCCAGCTCAACCTCGAGCTGCGCAAGGCGAAAGACCGGCTGAACGAGCTGGCGCCGCAGATCGGTGAGATGGCCGCGACCTCGTACCGCACGGGCAAGCTCACGGCGGTGTCCGCGCTTCTGGAGACGGCGTCGCGCGACCAGTTCGTGTCGCGGGCCGCGATGCTGACCGAGCTCAACATGGTCAACGACCGCAAGCTCGCCGAGCTCAACGCCGCGCGCAAGCAGGCCGAGGACGCCAAGAAGGCGCTGGACGCCGAGGTCGCGGAGGAGCAGCGGCAGCTGGCGGTCATCGCAAGGCAGAAGACCGAGGCGGAAAAGGCGCTTGCCCTGGTCGGCGGCACCAAGCTGACCGGCGGGTTCGTCTCGGCCACGTCACCGGTGGCGAAGGCGGCGCCGCGAGCGTCGGACGGTTCCTGGCCGGACGAGTCGTGCAGCGTCAACGACCCGACCACGTCGGGGTGCATCACGCCTCGGACGTTCAATGCGTACACAGAGGTACGCAAGGCTGGTTTCCGCCGCTTTGTCGGGTGTCACCGGTCCGGCGGGCCTTTCGAGCATCCCAAGGGCCGCGCGTGTGACTGGTCACTGCAGAACAGCGGCTTCTCCAACGCGTCCAACGACGACATGCGGCTGTACGGCAATAACCTGACCGCGTTCCTGGTGCGAAACGCCGACCGGCTCGGGATCCTCTACGTCATCTGGTACCGGCAGATCTGGTTCCCCGCCACCGGCTGGAAGTCGTACAACGGGCCACAGGACCACAAGGACCACGTGCACATGTCGATCATTTGA
- a CDS encoding FAD binding domain-containing protein, giving the protein MRPLSYARPHDAATAVALVERNPTAAFLAGGTTEVDLLRIGVHRHDLLVDINELPYREVEELPGGGLRLGALSRMSDVARDERVMARYPAVSQALLLGASEQLRNMASIGGNLCQRVRCGYFRDGISACNKRDPGTGCAALEGVNRGHAVLGTSEHCIATHPSDLAVALVAFDAVVHVIGPGGSRAIAVDDFYLLPNDTPQREHPLRQGELIVAVDLPGAVIGARSTYVKIRDRQSYEFALVSVAAALTVSEGVVREVRLALGGVGTKPWRARIAEAELTGAPATPESYERAAAAELSAAQVRRYNAFKVPLARRTIARVLAGAA; this is encoded by the coding sequence ATGCGACCGCTTAGCTACGCCCGACCCCACGACGCCGCGACGGCGGTCGCCCTGGTCGAGCGGAACCCGACCGCCGCGTTCCTCGCCGGCGGCACCACCGAGGTCGACCTCCTCCGCATCGGGGTACACCGGCACGACCTGCTCGTGGACATCAACGAGCTGCCGTACCGCGAGGTGGAGGAGCTGCCCGGCGGCGGCCTGCGGCTGGGCGCGCTGTCCCGGATGAGCGACGTCGCCCGCGACGAGCGCGTGATGGCCCGCTACCCGGCCGTGTCGCAGGCGCTGCTGCTCGGCGCGTCGGAGCAGCTGCGGAACATGGCGTCGATCGGCGGCAACCTGTGCCAGCGGGTGCGGTGCGGCTACTTCCGGGACGGGATCTCGGCGTGCAACAAGCGGGACCCGGGGACCGGTTGCGCCGCGCTGGAGGGCGTCAACCGGGGACACGCGGTGCTCGGCACCAGCGAGCACTGCATCGCGACGCACCCGTCCGACCTGGCCGTGGCGCTCGTCGCGTTCGACGCGGTCGTACACGTGATCGGGCCGGGCGGCTCGCGGGCGATCGCGGTCGACGACTTCTACCTGCTGCCGAATGACACGCCGCAGCGCGAGCACCCGCTGCGCCAGGGCGAGCTGATCGTGGCCGTCGACCTGCCCGGGGCGGTGATCGGCGCGCGATCCACCTACGTCAAGATCCGCGACCGCCAGTCGTACGAGTTTGCGCTGGTCTCGGTCGCGGCGGCCCTCACGGTATCGGAGGGAGTCGTGCGGGAGGTACGGCTGGCGCTCGGTGGCGTCGGCACCAAGCCGTGGCGGGCCAGGATCGCCGAGGCCGAGCTGACGGGTGCGCCCGCGACGCCGGAGTCGTACGAGCGCGCGGCCGCCGCCGAGCTGAGCGCGGCGCAGGTGCGCCGGTACAACGCGTTCAAGGTGCCGCTCGCCCGGCGCACGATCGCGCGCGTGCTGGCGGGTGCGGCATGA
- a CDS encoding xanthine dehydrogenase family protein molybdopterin-binding subunit encodes MSTSVGQPVDRVDGPAKVTGAARYTAEIVLPDLAYAAIVGATVPSGRVTAIDAVPALAAGGVLTVLTHENLPKIAEPPHLLPSLVGAAAPGESFFPMQDDEVHYAGQPVAIVVADSHERAQFAASLVRVTYERTPSITTLDEGRDAVYEPQTLFGGLMPARMGHGDVDAGLADADIRVDVSYRFAANHHNAMETSATTAAWDGDRLTLYDSTMGIRATQLTVAHLLGMHVSDIRVITHFVGGGFGGKAMTWPHVTLAAMAARQVGRPVRLMLTRPQAFTSTGHREEQEQAISLGAKRDGTLTALRHQKLSLTSPFDDWAEPATGTTIQVYAVPNAEGVHRMVKGNTMTPTFTRGPGETVGMFVLETAMDQLAYELGVDPVELRLRSHADTDPRGNPWSSDGLAECLRVGAESFGWAGRDPRPRMRRDGDWLIGTGMAAAAYPVAFFMPTQRARARIYAGGDAVVQTGTQEFGTGVTTVMTQVAADGLGLPMDAVRFEAGDTDLPNTSAAVGSSGAMMVSAAVHNAATALRDQLIAMAVTDSDSPLHGADPSDVEVQEGRMRLRSRPEVGETYGDVMGRHHLEDAEALGSWTPPPPDTPHGLLTFGAQFAQVAVDPELGLVRVRRLGGAFAPGRVLNPKTARSQLMGGMLWGMGQALLEGNRMDPRQGRWSATSLGDYLVPVNADAPDVTIHLVEVHDEVVGPLGAKGVGEIGQVGVAAAIANAVYHATGRRIRELPMTAELVMDPP; translated from the coding sequence ATGAGTACCTCGGTGGGGCAGCCCGTCGACCGCGTGGACGGGCCCGCGAAGGTGACCGGCGCGGCGCGGTACACGGCCGAGATCGTGCTGCCCGACCTCGCGTACGCGGCCATCGTCGGCGCGACAGTCCCCAGTGGACGGGTCACGGCGATCGACGCCGTCCCGGCCCTCGCGGCCGGCGGGGTGCTCACCGTGCTGACCCACGAAAACCTGCCGAAGATCGCCGAGCCGCCCCACCTGCTGCCGTCGCTGGTCGGAGCGGCCGCGCCCGGCGAGAGCTTCTTCCCGATGCAGGACGACGAGGTGCACTACGCCGGCCAGCCGGTCGCGATCGTCGTCGCGGACAGCCATGAGCGGGCGCAGTTCGCGGCGTCGCTGGTCCGCGTGACGTACGAGCGCACGCCCTCGATCACCACCCTCGACGAGGGTCGCGACGCCGTGTACGAGCCGCAGACGCTCTTCGGCGGCCTCATGCCGGCCCGCATGGGGCACGGCGACGTGGACGCCGGGCTGGCGGACGCCGACATTCGCGTGGACGTCTCGTACCGCTTCGCCGCCAACCACCACAACGCCATGGAGACCTCCGCGACCACCGCCGCCTGGGACGGTGACCGGCTCACGCTCTACGACTCCACGATGGGCATCCGGGCCACCCAGCTCACCGTCGCGCACCTGCTCGGCATGCACGTGTCGGACATCCGCGTGATCACGCACTTCGTCGGGGGCGGTTTCGGGGGCAAGGCGATGACCTGGCCGCACGTGACGCTGGCGGCGATGGCGGCACGGCAGGTCGGGCGCCCGGTGCGGCTGATGCTGACCCGCCCGCAGGCGTTCACGTCGACGGGCCACCGCGAGGAGCAGGAGCAGGCGATCTCGCTGGGTGCCAAGCGGGACGGCACGCTGACCGCGCTGCGCCACCAGAAGCTGTCGCTCACCTCGCCCTTCGACGACTGGGCCGAGCCGGCGACCGGTACCACCATCCAGGTGTACGCGGTGCCGAACGCGGAAGGCGTGCACCGCATGGTCAAGGGCAACACGATGACGCCGACGTTCACCCGCGGGCCGGGCGAGACCGTGGGCATGTTCGTGCTGGAGACCGCGATGGACCAGCTCGCGTACGAGCTGGGCGTCGACCCGGTCGAGCTGCGCCTGCGCAGCCACGCCGACACCGACCCGCGCGGCAACCCGTGGTCCAGCGACGGCCTCGCGGAGTGCCTGCGGGTGGGCGCGGAGTCGTTCGGCTGGGCGGGACGTGACCCGAGGCCCCGGATGCGCCGGGACGGCGACTGGCTGATCGGCACCGGGATGGCGGCCGCGGCGTACCCGGTCGCGTTCTTCATGCCGACCCAGCGCGCCCGCGCCCGCATCTACGCCGGCGGTGACGCGGTCGTGCAGACCGGCACCCAGGAGTTCGGCACCGGCGTCACCACCGTGATGACGCAGGTCGCGGCGGACGGCCTCGGCCTGCCGATGGACGCGGTCCGCTTCGAGGCCGGCGACACCGACCTGCCCAACACCTCGGCGGCGGTCGGCTCCTCCGGCGCGATGATGGTCAGCGCCGCCGTGCACAACGCGGCCACCGCCCTGCGCGACCAGCTCATCGCGATGGCGGTGACGGACAGCGACTCGCCGTTGCACGGCGCGGATCCGTCCGATGTGGAGGTACAGGAAGGTCGGATGCGGCTGCGCTCGCGGCCGGAGGTGGGCGAGACCTACGGCGACGTCATGGGCCGCCACCACCTGGAGGACGCGGAGGCGCTGGGCAGCTGGACCCCGCCGCCGCCGGACACGCCACACGGCCTGCTGACCTTCGGCGCCCAGTTCGCCCAGGTCGCCGTCGACCCCGAGCTCGGCCTGGTACGCGTGCGGCGGCTCGGCGGCGCGTTCGCACCCGGGCGGGTGCTGAACCCCAAGACCGCGCGCAGCCAGCTCATGGGCGGGATGCTGTGGGGGATGGGGCAGGCCCTGCTGGAGGGCAACCGGATGGACCCCCGCCAGGGCCGGTGGAGCGCCACGAGCCTCGGTGACTACCTGGTGCCCGTCAACGCCGACGCCCCCGACGTCACCATCCACCTCGTCGAGGTGCACGACGAGGTGGTTGGCCCGCTCGGTGCCAAGGGCGTCGGCGAGATCGGCCAGGTGGGGGTCGCCGCGGCCATCGCCAACGCGGTCTACCACGCGACCGGCCGGCGGATCCGCGAGCTGCCGATGACCGCCGAACTCGTCATGGACCCGCCGTAG
- a CDS encoding TerC family protein gives MLESIGSPLLWAATIAVLLVLLALDFAVTRRPHDVPMREAVGWTVFYLALPAVFGVFVWWAYGGTPAVEFFTGYVVEKSLSVDNLFVFMLLLASFAVPTALAQRVLLYGIVGALVLRGIFIAAGAAVIASGAWAFLLFGAVLLVTAVKVIRDALRGADHQVDIGRMRSVRLLRRLMPVTQEYHGSRLTVRIDGRRTLTPMALVVAAVFMTDVVFAVDSVPAVYGVTEDPYLVFATNAFALLGLRALYFVLRNVLARLRHLNYGLGVILAFIGVKLVLHWAHGVWDWVPEVPTPLSLGVILVTLATVTLTSVAANRRERAQEAVQPGPVAGELNNVERPMTLGGSRVRIPPEKKAR, from the coding sequence GTGTTGGAGTCCATCGGGTCGCCGCTGCTCTGGGCGGCAACCATCGCGGTCCTGCTCGTGTTGCTCGCGCTCGACTTCGCGGTGACGCGGCGGCCGCACGACGTGCCCATGCGGGAGGCCGTCGGCTGGACGGTGTTCTACCTCGCGCTTCCCGCCGTCTTCGGCGTCTTCGTCTGGTGGGCGTATGGCGGCACACCGGCGGTCGAGTTCTTCACCGGGTACGTGGTGGAGAAGTCCCTGTCGGTGGACAACCTCTTCGTGTTCATGCTGCTGCTCGCGTCATTCGCGGTGCCGACAGCGCTGGCGCAGCGCGTCCTGCTGTACGGGATCGTCGGCGCCCTGGTGCTGCGTGGCATCTTCATCGCCGCCGGCGCCGCGGTGATCGCCAGCGGCGCGTGGGCCTTCCTGCTCTTCGGCGCCGTCCTGCTGGTCACCGCGGTCAAGGTGATCCGCGACGCGCTGCGCGGCGCCGACCACCAGGTCGACATCGGCCGCATGCGGTCGGTGCGCCTGCTGCGCCGGCTGATGCCGGTCACCCAGGAGTACCACGGCTCGCGGCTGACCGTCCGCATCGACGGCCGTCGCACCCTGACGCCGATGGCGCTGGTCGTCGCCGCGGTGTTCATGACCGACGTGGTCTTCGCGGTCGACTCCGTTCCCGCCGTCTACGGGGTGACCGAAGACCCGTACCTGGTGTTTGCCACGAACGCGTTCGCGCTGCTGGGTCTCCGCGCGCTGTACTTCGTGCTGCGCAACGTGCTCGCCCGCCTGCGCCACCTCAACTACGGCCTCGGCGTGATCCTCGCGTTCATCGGGGTCAAGCTGGTGCTGCACTGGGCGCACGGCGTGTGGGACTGGGTCCCGGAGGTGCCGACGCCGCTGTCGCTCGGCGTCATCCTGGTCACCCTGGCCACGGTCACGTTGACGAGCGTGGCCGCCAACCGTCGCGAGCGCGCGCAGGAAGCCGTCCAACCTGGACCGGTGGCGGGCGAGTTGAACAATGTCGAGAGGCCGATGACCCTGGGAGGCTCTCGTGTTCGGATCCCGCCGGAGAAAAAAGCGCGATGA
- a CDS encoding (2Fe-2S)-binding protein, giving the protein MDLEISVAVTADTRAEARGPGSAPAALTVNGATYLIGVEPRVSLLDTLREHLDLTGTKKGCDQGTCGACTVWVDGRRVLSCLTLALACEGHDVTTIEGLADGEELHPMQKAFIKHDAFQCGYCTPGQIMSAVALVAEGNAGTDADIAEYMSGNICRCAAYPNIRAAIREVRDATA; this is encoded by the coding sequence ATGGACCTGGAGATCTCCGTCGCCGTCACAGCCGACACCCGCGCGGAAGCCCGCGGGCCGGGGAGCGCGCCCGCCGCGCTCACCGTCAACGGCGCGACCTACCTGATCGGAGTCGAGCCGCGGGTCAGCCTGCTGGACACGCTCCGCGAACACCTCGACCTCACCGGTACCAAGAAGGGCTGCGACCAGGGCACCTGCGGCGCCTGCACGGTGTGGGTGGACGGCCGGCGGGTGCTGTCCTGCCTCACCCTCGCCCTGGCCTGCGAGGGGCACGACGTCACCACGATCGAGGGCCTCGCCGATGGCGAGGAGCTGCATCCGATGCAGAAGGCGTTCATCAAGCACGACGCCTTCCAGTGCGGGTACTGCACGCCCGGACAGATCATGTCGGCCGTAGCGCTCGTCGCCGAGGGGAACGCCGGCACCGATGCCGACATCGCCGAGTACATGAGCGGCAACATCTGCCGGTGCGCCGCGTACCCGAACATCCGGGCGGCGATCAGGGAGGTCCGGGATGCGACCGCTTAG
- a CDS encoding Xaa-Pro dipeptidyl-peptidase has protein sequence MPQARHLLLASAAVTGGLVLAAPATVAAAPADPPPTIVVENGMTQPVFSFADAIEERVYVETPLDTNHDGRRDRVAIDISRPRETATAGFKVPVIFEHSPYRKNVWGDVPYHSVLVDELPQNGLGDRAAAARADAAGIARAEAKGNLPGSLDDYYVPRGYAVVLGQSVGTADSDGCSTSGDAAETLGTKAVIDWLNGRARGWDAGGAPVTADWTTGDVGMTGGSYNGTLPNQVATTGVEGLKTIIPVAAISSWYDYYRANGLVVAPGTFQGEDLDVLAKFTAGQARSEGDCADEMAAITAAQDRVTGDYSRYWAERDYLDARRVKASVFVVHGLNDWNVKTEHFAGWWDELAKRHVPRKIWLHQGGHSGPSSAPVTLPNGKTWTYKQTENRWFDYWLWGVRNGVTSEPTAVVQRENAAYTTYRNWPDPAARDVAVRLAAPSSLTTGRTWGRTEQSFVDEGRTIHPDALIANPEVASPNRLAYTSPALTRDVRLSGRPEMRLRMAIDNKPDANLTVYLVDYGPAGSTTAPFVVTRGWMDPQNRKSAARTEPVRTGKLYDYRWTLQPKDYVFPAGHRIGVVIFSTDQEYTLLPLGGTRLRVATSGSELHIPVVGGRAALGF, from the coding sequence ATGCCTCAAGCTCGCCATCTGCTGCTCGCCAGCGCCGCCGTCACCGGCGGGCTGGTGCTCGCCGCACCCGCCACAGTCGCCGCCGCACCGGCCGACCCGCCGCCCACGATCGTCGTCGAAAACGGCATGACCCAGCCGGTCTTCTCCTTCGCCGACGCGATCGAGGAGCGGGTCTACGTCGAGACGCCGCTGGACACCAACCACGACGGCCGGCGTGACCGCGTCGCGATCGACATCTCCCGGCCGCGGGAGACCGCCACGGCCGGGTTCAAGGTGCCGGTGATCTTCGAGCACAGCCCGTACCGCAAGAACGTCTGGGGCGACGTGCCCTACCACAGCGTGCTGGTGGACGAGCTGCCGCAGAACGGGCTCGGTGACCGCGCCGCCGCGGCCCGCGCGGACGCGGCCGGCATCGCGCGCGCCGAGGCCAAGGGCAACCTGCCCGGCTCGCTGGACGACTACTACGTGCCCCGCGGCTACGCCGTCGTGCTCGGCCAGAGCGTCGGCACCGCCGACTCCGACGGATGCTCCACCAGCGGCGACGCGGCCGAGACGCTCGGCACCAAGGCGGTCATCGACTGGCTCAACGGCCGCGCCAGGGGCTGGGACGCCGGCGGCGCGCCGGTCACCGCCGACTGGACCACCGGCGATGTCGGCATGACCGGCGGCTCGTACAACGGCACGCTGCCCAACCAGGTCGCCACCACCGGCGTCGAAGGTCTCAAGACGATCATCCCGGTCGCGGCGATCAGCAGCTGGTACGACTACTACCGCGCCAACGGCCTGGTCGTCGCGCCCGGCACGTTCCAGGGTGAGGACCTCGACGTGCTGGCCAAGTTCACGGCCGGGCAGGCGCGCTCCGAGGGCGACTGCGCCGACGAGATGGCCGCGATCACCGCGGCGCAGGACCGGGTGACCGGCGACTACTCGCGGTACTGGGCGGAGCGTGACTACCTCGACGCCCGCAGGGTCAAGGCGAGCGTGTTCGTGGTCCACGGCCTCAACGACTGGAACGTCAAGACCGAGCACTTCGCCGGCTGGTGGGACGAGCTCGCCAAGCGGCACGTGCCCCGCAAGATCTGGCTGCACCAGGGCGGGCACAGCGGCCCGAGCAGCGCGCCCGTCACGCTGCCCAACGGTAAGACCTGGACGTACAAGCAGACCGAAAACCGCTGGTTCGACTACTGGCTCTGGGGTGTGCGCAACGGCGTCACGAGCGAGCCGACCGCCGTGGTGCAGCGGGAAAACGCGGCCTACACGACGTATCGCAACTGGCCCGACCCCGCCGCGCGCGACGTGGCGGTGCGGCTCGCGGCGCCCAGCTCGCTGACGACCGGCCGGACGTGGGGCCGCACCGAGCAGTCCTTTGTGGATGAGGGCCGCACGATCCACCCCGACGCCCTGATCGCCAACCCCGAGGTGGCCAGCCCCAACCGCCTCGCGTACACGTCGCCGGCGCTCACCCGCGACGTGCGGCTCTCCGGTCGCCCCGAGATGCGGCTGCGGATGGCGATCGACAACAAGCCGGACGCCAACCTCACCGTGTATCTGGTCGACTACGGCCCGGCCGGCTCCACCACCGCACCCTTCGTGGTCACCCGCGGCTGGATGGACCCGCAAAACCGCAAGTCCGCCGCCCGTACCGAGCCGGTCCGCACCGGCAAGCTGTACGACTACCGCTGGACGCTGCAGCCCAAGGACTACGTCTTCCCTGCCGGACACCGGATCGGCGTGGTGATCTTCTCCACCGACCAGGAGTACACCCTGCTCCCGCTCGGCGGCACCCGCCTGCGGGTAGCGACAAGCGGAAGCGAGCTGCACATCCCGGTCGTCGGCGGCCGGGCAGCGCTCGGCTTCTGA